A genomic region of Bacillus sp. 2205SS5-2 contains the following coding sequences:
- a CDS encoding DUF3679 domain-containing protein: MTTFFGKCLLLLLTLFLGVLIGMQTASTGMTDMKGEVAVDPLSQLSQQEEFSYSNETIAEKQEKLQRMKSYNIFSSVGKVLANTVSSVVEGLIHFFSSFL, from the coding sequence GTGACAACATTTTTTGGGAAATGCCTTCTGCTCCTTTTGACCCTGTTTCTCGGTGTACTAATTGGGATGCAAACAGCTTCTACTGGGATGACTGATATGAAGGGGGAAGTAGCAGTTGATCCACTAAGCCAGCTTTCACAACAGGAAGAATTCTCCTATTCCAATGAAACAATTGCTGAAAAACAAGAGAAGCTACAGCGTATGAAATCGTATAATATTTTTTCTTCTGTAGGAAAAGTATTGGCAAACACGGTATCAAGTGTGGTTGAAGGTTTGATTCATTTCTTCTCATCGTTTCTGTAG